A single region of the Pyxidicoccus trucidator genome encodes:
- a CDS encoding PLP-dependent aminotransferase family protein gives MGALAHRPKLYEQVAERLGDAIAAGTLRPGDRLPSVRQLSLRERVSISTVLQAYLHLEAVGVIETRPQSGHYVRRRERPRLAEPQVSRPAASATPVTVSALVARVYRAAREPRLVQLGAAWPAPELLPTRRLYRELNTLTREAGDTGILYDIPPGCLELRQQLARRSLDWGCALSADDFVTTCGASEAIHLCLLAVARTGDTIAIESPAYYGTLQAIESLGLRALEIPSSPRHGLELDALQAALERRRVAAVLVVPSFSNPVGSCMPEENRKRLVSMLAERDVPLIEDDIYGDLHFGPERPRTCKAFDTTGNVLLCGSFSKTLAPGFRVGYVAPGRFRERVELLKFAHTVATPTLPQLAIARFLQEGGYDRHLRTLRRRLAAQVERMAEAVAEHFPEGTRVARPSGSSLLWVELPPRVDALELHAKALEAGVSIAPGPIFSARPDSYRHFIRLSCGQPWTPRIEGAMATLGSLARNVA, from the coding sequence ATGGGCGCGCTGGCGCATAGACCGAAGCTGTACGAGCAGGTGGCCGAGCGGCTGGGAGACGCCATCGCCGCGGGCACGCTGCGGCCGGGAGACCGGCTGCCATCGGTGCGGCAGCTCAGCCTCCGCGAGCGCGTGAGCATCTCCACCGTGCTCCAGGCGTACCTGCACCTGGAGGCCGTCGGCGTCATCGAGACGCGCCCACAGTCCGGCCACTACGTGCGCCGCCGCGAGCGCCCGCGCCTCGCCGAGCCCCAGGTGTCGCGCCCCGCCGCCAGCGCCACGCCCGTCACCGTCAGCGCGCTCGTGGCCCGCGTGTACCGTGCCGCGCGTGAGCCGCGCCTGGTGCAGTTGGGCGCCGCGTGGCCGGCTCCGGAGCTGCTGCCCACCCGGCGGCTGTACCGCGAGCTCAACACCCTCACGCGCGAGGCGGGGGACACCGGCATCCTCTACGACATCCCTCCCGGTTGCCTGGAGCTGCGCCAGCAGCTCGCTCGCCGCTCGTTGGACTGGGGCTGCGCGCTGTCCGCGGATGACTTCGTCACCACGTGCGGCGCGTCCGAGGCCATCCACCTGTGCCTGCTCGCCGTGGCCCGCACGGGGGACACCATCGCGATTGAGTCCCCCGCGTACTACGGCACGCTGCAGGCGATTGAGTCGCTCGGGCTGCGCGCGCTGGAGATTCCGAGCAGCCCCCGCCACGGCCTGGAGCTGGACGCGCTGCAAGCGGCGCTGGAGCGGCGGCGCGTGGCCGCGGTGCTGGTGGTGCCCAGCTTCAGCAACCCGGTCGGCAGCTGCATGCCCGAGGAGAACCGGAAGCGGCTGGTGTCCATGCTCGCCGAGCGTGACGTGCCGCTCATCGAGGACGACATCTACGGCGACCTGCACTTCGGCCCGGAGCGCCCGCGCACGTGCAAGGCCTTCGACACCACGGGCAACGTGCTGCTGTGCGGCTCGTTCTCCAAGACGCTCGCCCCCGGCTTCCGCGTGGGCTACGTGGCCCCGGGCCGCTTCCGCGAGCGCGTGGAGTTGCTCAAGTTCGCCCACACCGTGGCCACTCCCACGCTGCCCCAGCTCGCGATTGCGCGCTTCCTCCAGGAGGGCGGCTACGACAGGCACCTGCGCACCCTACGCCGCCGGCTCGCCGCCCAGGTGGAGCGCATGGCCGAGGCCGTCGCCGAGCACTTCCCCGAGGGTACGCGCGTGGCCCGCCCGTCGGGCAGCTCGCTGCTCTGGGTGGAGCTGCCTCCGCGCGTGGACGCGCTGGAGCTGCACGCGAAGGCGCTGGAGGCGGGCGTCAGCATCGCCCCCGGGCCCATCTTCTCCGCGCGGCCGGACTCGTACCGCCACTTCATCCGCCTGAGCTGCGGCCAGCCGTGGACGCCCCGCATCGAGGGCGCCATGGCTACGCTGGGCAGCCTCGCGCGCAACGTCGCGTGA
- a CDS encoding serine hydrolase domain-containing protein — MLSVLLLGFSASRAAAAPAPVSKRIDAFVREELERQKVPGVGIGIVKNGKVLLAKGYGFANLEHQVPVKPETLFQAGSVGKQFTAMAVMLQVEAGKLALADPLTKFFPGAPASWGGITVRHLLNHTAGLPDLEGTLDYRKDYTDEELARFAYTLTLEFAPGSRWSYSNTGYVLLGIIVNRVSGTFYGDVLRDKVFKPAGMTTARIISEADIIPHRADGYRMDKGTLKNQEWVSPSLNTTGDGSMYVSVRDMLAWDAAVQARAILTPESWREILTPAPLTSGATYPYGFGWQLLERAGKPLHQHGGAWQGFTSYFGRYLGEGLSLIVLTNSSAANPSRFAEGLAAIIHPALAPPTLTPIEDREPQVTARVAALLEKAREGTLAPADFAYVRAGFFPGIAKLYQEHLRELGPTGRLVLVERSTLGDDRQYTYLVTFGTKTYQFAVGLAPDDRLASIRMRPR, encoded by the coding sequence ATGCTGTCTGTCCTCCTGCTGGGCTTCTCAGCGAGCCGCGCCGCCGCCGCACCGGCCCCGGTCAGCAAGCGCATCGACGCGTTCGTCCGGGAGGAGCTGGAGCGCCAGAAGGTGCCCGGCGTCGGCATCGGCATCGTGAAGAACGGCAAGGTCCTCCTGGCGAAGGGGTATGGCTTCGCGAACCTGGAGCATCAGGTCCCCGTCAAGCCTGAGACGCTCTTCCAGGCGGGCTCCGTCGGTAAGCAGTTCACCGCGATGGCGGTGATGCTTCAGGTGGAGGCGGGCAAGCTCGCGCTGGCGGACCCGCTGACGAAGTTCTTCCCCGGGGCCCCTGCGTCGTGGGGCGGCATCACCGTGCGCCACCTGCTGAACCACACCGCGGGCCTTCCGGACCTGGAGGGCACGCTCGACTACCGGAAGGACTACACCGACGAGGAGCTCGCGCGCTTCGCCTACACGCTGACGCTCGAGTTCGCCCCCGGCTCGCGCTGGTCCTACAGCAACACCGGCTATGTCCTGCTGGGCATCATCGTGAACCGCGTCTCCGGCACGTTCTACGGCGACGTGCTGCGCGACAAGGTCTTCAAGCCCGCCGGCATGACGACGGCGCGAATCATCAGCGAGGCGGACATCATCCCGCACCGCGCGGACGGCTACCGCATGGACAAGGGGACGTTGAAGAACCAGGAGTGGGTGTCTCCCTCGCTCAACACCACGGGGGACGGCTCCATGTATGTGTCCGTGCGGGACATGCTGGCGTGGGACGCGGCCGTCCAGGCGCGAGCCATCCTCACCCCGGAGAGCTGGCGGGAGATTCTCACTCCCGCGCCGCTCACCAGCGGCGCCACCTATCCGTATGGCTTTGGCTGGCAGCTCCTGGAGCGGGCCGGGAAGCCGCTGCACCAGCACGGCGGCGCCTGGCAGGGCTTCACGTCCTACTTCGGCCGCTACCTGGGCGAAGGCCTCTCCCTCATCGTGCTGACCAACTCCTCGGCCGCGAACCCCTCGCGCTTCGCGGAGGGCCTGGCGGCCATCATCCACCCCGCGCTGGCCCCGCCGACGCTCACCCCCATCGAAGACCGCGAGCCCCAGGTCACCGCGCGAGTCGCGGCGCTGCTGGAGAAGGCACGGGAAGGGACGCTCGCGCCGGCCGACTTCGCGTACGTTCGCGCCGGGTTCTTTCCGGGCATCGCGAAGCTGTACCAGGAGCACCTGCGCGAGCTGGGGCCCACGGGACGGCTGGTGCTGGTCGAGCGGAGCACGCTGGGCGATGACCGCCAGTACACGTACCTGGTGACGTTCGGGACGAAGACGTATCAGTTCGCCGTGGGGCTCGCGCCGGACGACCGGCTGGCGTCCATCAGGATGCGGCCGCGGTGA
- a CDS encoding OmpA family protein, with amino-acid sequence MTTRKNATVRNKAAAVLLSAAMLGAGGCATPGKRTATGAAAGGIVGAGAGAIAGGWKGAAVGAAAGAAVGGGVGNYLDKRAQELEKVAETRKTEHGLLLNLQSELLFETDSAVLTDGAVAQLTQIGDILAKYPDDRLTIEGHTDSRGTEPYNESLSMRRADAVARVLKGRGVEERQMVVLGQGETEPVAPNTSEDGRSANRRVELHIDVPQATRRG; translated from the coding sequence GTGACGACTCGAAAGAACGCGACGGTTCGGAACAAGGCGGCGGCGGTGCTCCTCTCCGCGGCGATGCTCGGCGCGGGTGGCTGCGCCACGCCCGGGAAGCGGACGGCGACGGGAGCGGCGGCGGGCGGAATCGTGGGCGCGGGCGCGGGCGCGATTGCCGGCGGCTGGAAGGGTGCGGCGGTGGGCGCGGCGGCGGGAGCAGCGGTGGGCGGCGGCGTGGGCAACTACCTCGACAAGCGCGCGCAGGAGCTGGAGAAGGTCGCGGAGACGCGGAAGACGGAGCACGGCCTGCTGCTCAACCTCCAGAGCGAGCTGCTCTTCGAGACGGACAGCGCGGTGCTCACCGACGGCGCGGTGGCCCAGCTGACGCAGATTGGCGACATCCTCGCGAAGTACCCGGATGACCGCCTCACCATCGAAGGCCACACGGACAGCCGGGGCACGGAGCCCTACAACGAGTCCCTGTCCATGCGGCGCGCGGACGCGGTGGCGCGCGTACTGAAGGGGCGCGGCGTGGAGGAGCGGCAGATGGTGGTGCTGGGCCAGGGAGAGACGGAGCCCGTGGCGCCCAACACCTCCGAGGATGGCCGCAGCGCCAACCGACGTGTCGAGCTGCACATCGACGTGCCCCAGGCCACCCGGCGCGGCTGA
- a CDS encoding metallophosphoesterase, translated as MATHPRRRADMVRWLHPAQLLRTGLDALVAAVFGARADHRLIEAVVRPQAPFFDYSQEALPEGDFWLDYVADTGDGWNSTYSIARLLALPRLTLPVRGVARGEPYETKRGRVLVCGGDGVYPGASREAYEERLVQPYEAAMRRTQAPNPDLFVIPGNHDWYDGLSAFMRLFCANRWIAGRRTRQSRSYFALKLPHRWWLIGTDVQLNSDIDVPQVEYFREVAQHMGPDDRVILCNAEPAWILAAASRRKGSYLENNLEYLQEKVLGRRISVFLAGDLHHYRRHEDAAGRQKITAGGGGAFLHPTHAPAAHVLRDGYRLQKSFPDEKTSRKLARKNLMLIRHSPLFGLMTGALYLMLALAAYAEVGSLGLSQLPQVVLAVGNSMVSRPWTLVLGLGTISGLIALADSQFGKWRTLAGTLHGLGHIFGAFFTAWAATYFTVTGLGVCPDLTPDGLNCTAGWWHLAGKFLLSSGFTFLGGFMVGPFVMGLYLWLSVNFFGAHSNEAFISLALPDWKNFLRLHINEDGHLRVYPVGVERVPRKWKETNAGPYAPAFDPDDPKATPPVLIEPPFRV; from the coding sequence ATGGCGACGCATCCCCGTCGTCGCGCGGACATGGTGCGCTGGCTGCATCCGGCGCAGCTGCTCCGCACGGGTCTGGACGCGCTGGTGGCGGCGGTGTTCGGCGCGCGGGCGGACCACCGGCTCATCGAGGCGGTGGTGCGACCGCAGGCGCCCTTCTTCGACTACTCGCAGGAGGCGCTGCCCGAGGGCGACTTCTGGCTGGACTACGTGGCGGACACCGGCGACGGCTGGAACTCCACGTACAGCATCGCCCGGCTGCTCGCGCTGCCCCGGCTGACGCTGCCCGTGCGCGGCGTCGCGCGGGGCGAGCCGTACGAGACGAAGCGTGGGCGGGTGCTCGTGTGCGGCGGGGACGGCGTGTACCCGGGAGCCAGCCGCGAGGCGTACGAGGAGCGGCTGGTGCAGCCCTACGAGGCGGCCATGCGCCGCACCCAGGCGCCCAACCCGGACCTGTTCGTCATCCCGGGCAACCATGACTGGTACGACGGGCTCTCGGCCTTCATGCGGCTGTTCTGCGCGAACCGGTGGATTGCGGGCCGGCGCACGCGGCAGAGCCGCAGCTACTTCGCGCTGAAGCTGCCGCACCGCTGGTGGCTCATCGGCACGGACGTGCAGCTCAACAGCGACATCGACGTGCCCCAGGTGGAGTACTTCCGCGAGGTGGCCCAGCACATGGGGCCGGACGACCGCGTCATCCTCTGCAACGCGGAGCCCGCGTGGATTCTCGCGGCGGCCTCGAGGCGCAAGGGCAGCTACCTGGAGAACAACCTGGAGTACCTCCAGGAGAAGGTGCTGGGCCGCCGCATCAGCGTCTTCCTCGCGGGAGACCTGCACCACTACCGCCGGCACGAGGACGCCGCGGGCCGGCAGAAAATCACGGCGGGCGGAGGCGGCGCCTTCCTCCACCCCACGCACGCGCCGGCGGCGCACGTGCTGCGTGACGGCTACCGTCTGCAGAAGAGCTTCCCGGACGAGAAGACGTCGCGGAAGCTGGCGCGAAAGAATCTGATGCTCATCCGCCACAGCCCGCTCTTCGGGCTGATGACCGGAGCGCTCTATCTGATGCTCGCGCTCGCGGCCTACGCGGAGGTGGGCTCGCTGGGGCTGTCGCAGCTACCCCAGGTCGTCCTGGCGGTGGGCAACAGCATGGTGAGCCGGCCCTGGACGCTGGTGCTGGGGCTGGGCACCATCAGCGGGCTCATCGCCCTGGCGGACTCCCAGTTCGGGAAGTGGCGGACGCTGGCGGGGACGCTCCATGGGCTGGGCCACATCTTCGGCGCCTTCTTCACGGCGTGGGCCGCGACGTACTTCACCGTCACCGGGCTGGGCGTCTGTCCGGACCTGACGCCGGACGGGCTGAACTGCACGGCGGGCTGGTGGCACCTGGCGGGCAAGTTCCTCCTGTCCTCGGGCTTCACCTTCCTGGGCGGCTTCATGGTGGGCCCGTTCGTCATGGGCCTGTACCTGTGGCTGAGCGTGAACTTCTTCGGAGCCCACTCCAACGAAGCGTTCATCTCGCTGGCGCTGCCGGACTGGAAGAACTTCCTGCGCCTGCACATCAACGAGGACGGGCACCTCAGGGTGTACCCGGTGGGCGTCGAGCGCGTGCCGCGCAAGTGGAAGGAGACGAACGCCGGCCCCTACGCGCCCGCCTTCGACCCGGATGACCCGAAGGCCACGCCGCCCGTGCTGATTGAGCCCCCCTTCCGCGTGTAA
- a CDS encoding cupin domain-containing protein translates to MRSRLLIPVLAVTGAAALSWAREPAPQAAPASAKPAAAAQPVPPSAKPGATAPPAPSAAKPVRIVVPTAEAPRHIIAGGKGRATLLLNPTTGATAASVTLLELQPGAEVPEHVHETSAEILYIEEGATEMVVAGETLRAGKGDAVYIPAGVKHSARVVSKDTALKAVQVYAGPGPEMRFTQGPRENAPHGR, encoded by the coding sequence ATGCGCTCACGCCTCCTGATTCCCGTGCTCGCGGTCACCGGCGCCGCCGCGCTGTCCTGGGCCCGCGAGCCGGCGCCCCAGGCCGCTCCTGCTTCCGCGAAGCCCGCCGCGGCAGCTCAGCCAGTCCCTCCGTCCGCGAAGCCCGGCGCGACGGCGCCCCCTGCGCCCTCCGCCGCGAAGCCCGTACGCATCGTGGTCCCCACGGCCGAGGCCCCGCGCCACATCATCGCGGGAGGCAAGGGCCGCGCGACGCTGCTCCTCAATCCGACGACGGGCGCCACCGCCGCGTCGGTGACGCTGCTGGAGCTCCAGCCCGGCGCCGAGGTGCCCGAGCACGTCCACGAGACGAGCGCCGAGATTCTCTACATCGAGGAAGGCGCGACGGAGATGGTCGTCGCCGGAGAGACGCTGCGCGCCGGCAAGGGGGACGCGGTCTACATCCCCGCGGGCGTGAAGCACTCGGCGCGCGTGGTGTCGAAGGACACGGCGCTGAAGGCGGTGCAGGTGTACGCCGGCCCCGGCCCCGAGATGCGCTTCACGCAGGGCCCCCGGGAGAACGCGCCACATGGCAGGTGA
- a CDS encoding acyl-CoA thioesterase: MSDSPLKDFPVVIPFTLHWSEMDAFGHANNARTFTWFESSRIAYFARVGLTGPSGAGEDRTPGGIGPILAATNAEYLRPVVYPARLVAGTRVTRIGNSSISIEHAVAGEDDGLVYTRGGCTIVTLRYATSEKVPVPAHVRAAIEALEGRSFTP; encoded by the coding sequence ATGTCGGACTCCCCCCTCAAGGACTTCCCCGTCGTCATCCCCTTCACGCTCCACTGGAGCGAGATGGATGCCTTCGGCCACGCCAACAACGCCCGGACCTTCACCTGGTTCGAGTCCTCCCGCATCGCCTACTTCGCCCGGGTCGGCCTGACGGGTCCGTCCGGGGCGGGCGAGGACCGGACGCCGGGCGGCATCGGCCCCATCCTCGCGGCCACCAACGCCGAGTACCTCCGCCCCGTCGTCTACCCAGCACGTCTCGTGGCCGGCACCCGCGTCACCCGCATCGGCAACTCGTCCATCTCCATCGAGCACGCCGTGGCCGGCGAGGACGACGGCCTCGTCTACACCCGGGGTGGCTGCACCATCGTCACCCTGCGCTACGCCACCAGCGAGAAGGTCCCCGTCCCGGCCCACGTCCGCGCCGCCATCGAGGCGCTCGAAGGGCGCTCCTTCACCCCGTGA
- a CDS encoding class I SAM-dependent methyltransferase, translating to MSDPVLGFYEGLAEEYHLLFANWAQTVERQGAALDALLRRCGAPPPRRVLDCACGIGTQALGLAARGYVVHATDLSPAAVARTEREARAMNVTLTTGVADMRELDTQVNGTFPVVLAFDNAVPHLLTDEDLDSAACAMASKLAPGGLLALSIRDYDTLVTEQPRFTSERVLDAPEGRRILFQLWDWSADGRTYTVHQFILRPEGSGWQTTEHTGVYRALQRVELERALTRAGLMDTRWYSPEETGFYQPILTARRP from the coding sequence ATGAGTGACCCCGTGCTGGGTTTCTACGAGGGACTGGCGGAGGAGTACCACCTGCTCTTCGCCAACTGGGCGCAGACGGTGGAGCGGCAGGGCGCCGCACTGGATGCCCTGCTGCGCCGCTGTGGCGCACCCCCGCCCCGGCGCGTGCTCGACTGCGCGTGTGGCATCGGCACCCAGGCGCTGGGCCTGGCCGCGCGCGGCTACGTCGTCCATGCCACGGACTTGAGCCCCGCCGCCGTCGCCCGCACCGAGCGCGAGGCCCGGGCCATGAACGTCACCCTCACCACGGGCGTGGCGGACATGCGCGAGCTGGACACGCAGGTGAACGGCACCTTCCCCGTGGTGCTCGCCTTCGACAACGCCGTGCCACATCTGTTGACGGACGAGGACCTGGACTCGGCCGCGTGCGCCATGGCGTCGAAGCTGGCACCTGGCGGCCTGCTGGCGCTGAGCATCCGCGACTACGACACGCTGGTGACCGAGCAGCCCCGCTTCACGTCGGAGCGCGTGCTCGATGCTCCCGAGGGCCGCCGCATCCTCTTCCAGCTCTGGGACTGGTCCGCCGACGGGCGCACGTACACGGTGCACCAGTTCATCCTGCGCCCCGAGGGAAGCGGGTGGCAGACCACCGAGCACACCGGCGTGTACCGCGCGCTCCAGCGTGTGGAGCTGGAGCGGGCGCTCACGCGGGCCGGCCTCATGGACACGCGGTGGTACTCGCCCGAGGAGACGGGCTTCTACCAGCCCATCCTCACCGCCCGGAGGCCGTGA
- a CDS encoding winged helix-turn-helix transcriptional regulator, producing the protein MSETKQPKRLRKLMVKWAEERGDVYAPNCPSRGVLDHVTSRWGVLVLVALMDGTHRFSELRRQVAGVSEKMLAQTLHALEEDGFVLREVHPVIPPHVDYSLTPLGREVAGHVEVLVDWLEESMPRILEARARHKPRESASKPRARRVTASGR; encoded by the coding sequence ATGAGCGAGACGAAGCAGCCCAAGCGCCTGCGCAAGCTGATGGTGAAGTGGGCAGAGGAGCGAGGCGACGTGTACGCGCCCAACTGCCCTTCCCGGGGCGTCCTGGACCACGTCACGAGCCGCTGGGGAGTGCTGGTGCTCGTCGCGCTGATGGACGGCACGCACCGCTTCAGCGAGCTGCGGCGCCAGGTGGCGGGGGTGAGCGAGAAGATGCTCGCCCAGACGCTGCATGCGCTGGAGGAGGACGGCTTCGTGCTGCGCGAGGTCCACCCGGTGATTCCCCCGCACGTGGACTACAGCCTCACGCCCCTGGGCCGCGAGGTCGCCGGCCATGTCGAGGTGCTCGTCGACTGGCTCGAGGAGAGCATGCCCCGCATCCTCGAGGCGCGTGCCCGGCACAAGCCCCGCGAGAGCGCCAGCAAGCCGAGGGCCCGGCGCGTCACGGCCTCCGGGCGGTGA
- a CDS encoding SDR family oxidoreductase translates to MILVTAATGKLGRLVAEELLKKVPARQVVVGVRSPEKASELAARGVQVRKLDYSQPETLGPALAGVEKVLLISSNEVGQRAVQHQAVVDAAKKAGVRLLAYTSILHGDRSRLALAGEHKATEEAIRASGLPFVLLRNGWYFENYTENLGPALTHGALVGSAGAGRIAAATRADYAAAAAAVLAGAGHENKVYELAGDSPFTMSELAAEVSRGAGKAIAYNDLPRQQYLGVLVGAGLPGPYAEILVDADVGASQGELDDASGDLRRLIGRPTTPLADAVAVAFKR, encoded by the coding sequence ATGATTCTCGTCACCGCAGCCACCGGAAAGCTTGGCCGTCTCGTCGCCGAGGAGCTGCTCAAGAAGGTCCCCGCCCGCCAGGTCGTCGTGGGAGTGCGCAGCCCGGAGAAGGCCAGCGAGCTCGCCGCGCGCGGCGTCCAGGTCCGCAAGCTGGACTACAGCCAGCCGGAGACGCTCGGACCGGCGCTCGCGGGAGTGGAGAAGGTGCTGCTCATCTCCTCCAATGAGGTGGGGCAGCGCGCCGTGCAGCACCAGGCCGTGGTGGACGCGGCGAAGAAGGCTGGAGTCCGCCTGCTGGCGTACACGAGCATCCTGCATGGGGACCGCTCGCGCCTGGCCCTGGCCGGAGAGCACAAGGCCACCGAGGAGGCCATCCGCGCGTCCGGCCTGCCCTTCGTGCTCCTGCGCAATGGCTGGTACTTCGAGAACTACACGGAGAACCTCGGCCCGGCGCTGACGCACGGGGCGCTGGTGGGCAGCGCGGGCGCGGGCCGCATCGCGGCGGCCACCCGGGCGGACTACGCGGCGGCCGCGGCGGCGGTGCTCGCGGGTGCGGGGCACGAGAACAAGGTGTACGAGCTGGCCGGTGACAGCCCGTTCACCATGTCCGAGCTGGCCGCCGAGGTGTCGCGCGGGGCGGGGAAGGCCATTGCCTACAACGACCTGCCGAGGCAGCAGTACCTGGGCGTGCTCGTGGGCGCCGGTCTGCCAGGGCCCTACGCCGAGATCCTGGTGGACGCCGACGTGGGCGCTTCCCAGGGTGAGCTGGACGACGCGTCCGGCGACCTGCGCCGCCTCATCGGCCGGCCCACGACGCCGCTCGCCGACGCCGTGGCCGTGGCGTTCAAGCGCTGA
- a CDS encoding YciI family protein encodes MKYMLMMNTPERGSYQAFNWPRQDFQAHVAFMKDFIKKLGASGELVAAEGLAGPDQAKLVRAGNDGKPVTDGVFPEAKEFLAGYWIVDVESPERAYALAAQASAAPGPGGKPLNMAIEVRQVMSGPPPELL; translated from the coding sequence ATGAAGTACATGCTGATGATGAACACCCCGGAACGTGGGTCGTACCAGGCCTTCAATTGGCCGAGGCAGGACTTCCAGGCGCACGTCGCATTCATGAAGGACTTCATCAAGAAGCTCGGCGCGTCGGGCGAGTTGGTGGCGGCCGAAGGTCTGGCCGGGCCCGACCAGGCGAAGCTCGTGCGCGCCGGGAACGACGGCAAGCCCGTCACCGACGGCGTGTTCCCGGAGGCCAAGGAGTTCCTCGCCGGCTACTGGATTGTCGACGTCGAGAGCCCCGAGCGGGCCTACGCGCTCGCCGCGCAGGCGTCCGCCGCGCCTGGACCCGGCGGCAAGCCGCTCAACATGGCGATTGAAGTGCGGCAGGTGATGAGCGGGCCGCCCCCAGAGCTGCTGTGA
- a CDS encoding RNA polymerase sigma factor, whose protein sequence is MSSSSLDAHAEQLLRELAPQVLGVVARRFRDFSAAEDAVQEALIAAAMQWPRDGVPDDPRAWLLQAAARRITDHVRADAARRRREELVVSLIPPELQLVLAPDSDEAAGRDDALALLFMCCHPALSPASAIALTLRAVGGLTTGEIAKAFLVPEATMAQRISRAKQSIKASGMPFQLPTAEERTQRLGAVMHVLYLIFNEGYTTSSGPELQRRDLSREAIRLTRMLHTLVPEDGEVAGLLALMLLTDARRAARAGPAGELIPLNEQDRRLWDSAAIAEGIALVSATLSKGSIGEYQVQAAIAAVHDEAARVEDTDWPQILALYEVLLRMSDNPMVALSHAIATAMVQGPAAGLELLKALDADGRLAGSHRLDAVRAHLLERAGEHEAAIEHYRRAAGRTTSIPERNYLMTQAARLSDARE, encoded by the coding sequence GTGAGTTCGTCGTCCCTGGATGCCCATGCCGAGCAGTTGCTGCGCGAGCTCGCGCCGCAGGTGCTTGGCGTGGTCGCCCGGCGGTTCCGTGACTTCAGCGCCGCGGAGGACGCGGTGCAGGAGGCGCTGATTGCCGCGGCCATGCAGTGGCCGCGCGACGGCGTGCCCGACGACCCTCGCGCGTGGCTTCTCCAGGCCGCCGCACGGCGCATCACCGACCACGTCCGAGCCGACGCGGCCCGCCGCCGCCGCGAGGAGCTCGTGGTCAGTCTCATTCCTCCCGAGCTGCAGCTCGTCCTCGCCCCCGACAGCGACGAGGCGGCGGGGCGGGATGACGCGCTCGCCCTGCTCTTCATGTGCTGCCACCCGGCGCTCTCGCCGGCCTCCGCCATCGCGCTGACCCTGCGCGCCGTCGGGGGCCTGACGACGGGCGAAATCGCCAAGGCGTTCCTGGTGCCGGAAGCGACGATGGCGCAGCGAATCAGCCGGGCCAAGCAGAGCATCAAGGCCTCCGGCATGCCGTTCCAGCTGCCCACGGCTGAGGAGCGGACGCAGCGGCTCGGCGCCGTGATGCACGTGCTCTACCTCATCTTCAACGAGGGCTACACGACGAGCTCCGGCCCCGAATTGCAGCGCAGGGACTTGTCGAGGGAGGCGATTCGCCTGACGCGGATGCTCCACACCCTTGTTCCGGAGGACGGCGAGGTGGCGGGGTTGCTCGCGCTGATGCTGCTGACCGATGCGCGGCGCGCGGCGCGGGCCGGGCCGGCGGGCGAGCTGATTCCGCTGAACGAGCAGGACCGACGCCTGTGGGATTCGGCCGCCATCGCCGAGGGCATCGCGCTCGTCAGCGCGACGCTGTCGAAGGGTTCCATTGGCGAGTATCAGGTGCAGGCCGCGATTGCCGCCGTGCATGACGAGGCGGCGCGCGTCGAGGACACGGACTGGCCGCAGATTCTGGCGCTGTACGAAGTGTTGCTGCGGATGTCCGACAATCCGATGGTGGCGCTCAGCCATGCGATTGCCACGGCCATGGTGCAGGGCCCGGCGGCGGGGCTGGAGCTGCTGAAGGCGCTTGATGCCGACGGGCGATTGGCGGGGAGCCATCGCCTCGATGCCGTCCGCGCGCACCTGCTGGAGCGGGCGGGCGAGCATGAGGCGGCCATCGAGCACTACAGAAGAGCCGCTGGCCGCACGACGAGCATTCCGGAGCGGAACTACCTGATGACACAGGCGGCACGGCTGAGCGACGCGCGGGAGTAG
- a CDS encoding GFA family protein, whose protein sequence is MSGWTGGCQCGAVRYRIDAKPHVTVCHCRMCQKAGGGPFAVLAAVAGPAVTWTRGAPARFRSSDIAERWFCSACGTPLAFADLEDGGLELMVGSLDAPGKAEPVSATGTESYLSWVDGVPDLPARSTEASVAAAGRRQPISYQHPDHDTPEGWSARPG, encoded by the coding sequence ATGAGCGGATGGACCGGCGGATGCCAGTGCGGCGCCGTGCGCTACAGAATCGACGCGAAGCCACATGTCACCGTCTGCCACTGTCGCATGTGCCAGAAGGCGGGAGGAGGGCCCTTCGCCGTGCTGGCGGCGGTGGCCGGCCCCGCGGTGACCTGGACCCGTGGCGCGCCGGCTCGCTTCCGCAGCTCCGATATTGCAGAGCGCTGGTTCTGCTCGGCGTGCGGAACTCCGCTCGCCTTCGCGGATCTGGAAGACGGTGGCCTCGAGCTGATGGTGGGCAGCCTGGATGCGCCCGGCAAGGCGGAGCCAGTCTCCGCGACCGGCACGGAGAGCTATCTCTCCTGGGTGGACGGGGTGCCCGACCTGCCAGCCCGGAGCACCGAGGCGTCCGTGGCCGCAGCCGGCCGGCGTCAGCCGATTTCGTATCAACATCCAGATCACGACACGCCGGAGGGCTGGTCGGCTCGCCCAGGGTAG